Below is a genomic region from Mycolicibacter hiberniae.
GCGGCATTGCAGCGCGCCGGAAATCCGCCCGAGATCGTCGGCGCGGCACTGTTTCTGATGTCGGATGCCTCCAGTTTCACCACCGGCTCGATCCTGCGGGCCGACGGCGGCAGTGCCTGAGGCACAGGCGAAAGGATTGAAGCGATGGCGTGGGACTTCTCCACCGAACCGGAGTTCGAGGCCAAGCTCGACTGGATCCGTTCCTTCGTGCACGACGAGGTCGAACCATTGGAGGTGCTGTTTCCCGGCTGCGAATATCTGCCGCTGACCGAGGAACGCCGCCGTATCGTCGGCCCCCTCAAGGACCGGGTGCGCGAGCAGGGGCTGTGGGCTCCGCACCTGGGTCCCGAGCTGGGCGGTCAGGGATTCGGGGCGGTCAAACTGACCCTGATCAACGAGATCCTCGGCCGGTCCAGCTGGGCGCCGATCGTGTTCGGCACCCAGGCCCCCGACACCGGCAACGCCGAGATCCTGGCCCGCTTCGGCACGCAAGAGCAAAAAGACCGCTACCTGGCCGGCCTGCTGTCGGGGGAGATCTTCTCCTGCTTCTCGATGACCGAGCCGCAGGGCGGCGCCGACCCGCGGGTGTTCACCACCAGGGCCCGGCGCGCCGGCCCCGAAGACGATGCCGACTGGGTGATCACCGGACGCAAGTACTTCTCCTCCAACGCCTCGGTGGCGTCGTTCTTCATCGTGGTGGCCATCACCGACCCCGATGTACCCGTGCACCGCGGGGCGTCGACCTTCCTGGTTCCGGCCGGCACCCCCGGCCTGGTCATCGAAGCCACCCATCACCTGGTCGGCTCGCATCCCCACGAGGCCGGGCATTCGCTGGTGCGCTACGACGACGTCCGGGTGCCGGCCGACGCGATCCTGGGGGAACCGGGGCAAGGATTCCTGATCCTGCAGAGCCGGCTGGCCGGCGGGCGCCTGCATCACGCCATGCGCGCGATCGGCGTGGCGCAGCGCGCCATCGACATGATGGCCCGCCGCGCCAAAAGCCGCTTCACCCAGGGCAGTTCGCTGGCCGACAAGCAGCTCGTGCAGGCCTTCATCGCCGACTCCTACGCCGAACTGATCCCGTTCCGGCTCACGGTGCTGCACGCCGCGTGGCTGATCGACTCCGGCGACGAGAAGGCGGCCCGCGCCGAGATCGGGGTCTGCAAGATCCTGGCCTCGCAGATACTCAAGTCGATCGGGTTGCGCGCCATCCAGGTACACGGCGCCATGGGGCTGACCGAACAGCTGCCCCTGACGAATGTGCTGCTGGGCGGCGTGGCGCTGGGCCTGGCCGACGGCCCCACCGAGGCGCACAAGGTGAACCTGGCCCGGCTGCTGCTCAAGGACTACGAGGCCGAGGATCCGGAGTGGCCCAGCGAGTTCCTGGACAACCGCATCGCGGCCGCCCGCGCGAAGTACGGCCACCTGCTCGACGAGATCCCCGCGGTGCCCAGACCATGAGCCGGGTCGAGGCGGCGGTGCACCGCGCGCTCGACGACCGGCAGCGCGAGGCCACCGCCGAGGTGGAGCGCATCCTGGCCGCTGCGGTCACGGTGTTGCAGCGCAGCGCGCCCGAACCGCCCCGGGTCTGCGACATCGTCGCCGAGGCGGGCTCGTCGAACAAGGCGTTCTACCGCTACTTCGCCGGCAAGGACGACGTGATCCTGGCGGTGATGGAACGCGGCGTCGCGATCGTGGTGTCCTACCTGGAACACCAGATGGCCAAGGACCGCGCGCTGGCGGCCCAGGTCGCGCGGTGGATTCGCGGCGCCCTGGCGCAGCTCTCCGACCCGCACCTGCTGAGCCTGAGCCGCACCGCCAGCACCCAGCTGGAGGCGGGCGGGCAGCGGCGGTTATCCGATCAGGAGATCCTGGCGCCGTTGCGCGATCTGCTCACCGCGCCGGTCGGCGCACTCGGTGGCGACGACCCCCGCCGGGATGCCGACCTGGTCTTTGGCGCTACCTTGTCGACCATGCGTGGCTACCTCAATACGGGTCGCCGGCCTGCGCCGGCCGATGTGGATCACCTGGTGTCGTTCTGCCTGCGTGGGTTGGGGGCCCACTGATGCGCGCGATCGTCTGCGAGCGCTACGGGCCGCCCGAAGACCTGGTGCTGCGGGAGCTGCCGGATCCGGAGCCCGGGCCCGGCACCATGGTGGTCCGGGTGCGCGCGGCGGCGGTCAACTTCCCCGACGTGCTGATGATCGACGGCAAGTACCAGCTCAAGATCCCGGTGCCGTTCACCCCCGGCAGCGAGCTGGCCGGTGACGTGCTGGCCGTCGGGGAGGGCGTGGCCTTCGCGCCCGGCGACCGGGTGGTCGGCACGTCGTTCGTGGGCGGCTTCGCCGAGCAGGCGTTGGTGCCCGCCGCGGTCGCAACACCGATCCCCGAGGGCATCGACTACGCGGCCGCGGCCGGTTTCGGCGTCACCTACCGCACCGCCTATCACGCCCTGCGCTCGGTGGCCCGCGTCGGTGAAGGCGACTGGGTGGTGGTGCTGGGCGCGGCCGGTGGTGTCGGGCTGGCCGCCGTCGACCTCGGCGTGGCGATGGGCGCCAAAGTACTCGCGGCGGCCTCAAGCCCGGAGAAGCTGGAGGTGTGCCGGCAACGCGGCGCGGCGGCGACCGTGGACTACGACCGCGAGGACCTCAAGACGCGCATCCGCGAGATCACCGGCGCGGGCGCGCAGGCGGTGCTGGATCCGGTCGGCGGGCCCTACGCCGAGCCGGCGCTGCGCAGTCTGGCCCGCGGCGGGCGCTTCGTCACGCTCGGCTACGCCTCCGGCGTCATTCCCGCGATCCCGCTGAACCTGGTGATGCTCAAGGGCATCACCGTGCAGGGCATGGAGATCCGCACCTTCGCCACCGACTTTCCGGCGGAGAACGAGCGCGATCTGGCCGAGCTGCAGCGGCTGTTCGCCGAGGGCACGGTCAGCCCCTACATCGGTGCCCGTTTCCCATTGGCCGACACCGCGGCCGCGCTGCGCTACGTCGCCGACCGCAAGGCGGTCGGCAAGGTGATCATCGACGTCTGACCCAGACCAGGGTGTGCCGGCCCGTGACCCCGCCGCTGGTGGTCGTCGCCGACAGGGTCAGCCGGTCGCCGTCGACCCGCGCCTGCCGCACCTGCGGTGCCGCCAGCAGCTGCGGCAGCATCGACACACTGACCTCGTGGCGTACCGTCGCGGTGTCTTCGTCGACGTGGAAGCGGCCGCCGTAGGCGATATAGGAGGGCGACATGTCGTCGCGCGCAGCCTCCTCGGCGCTCCCGGTCAGCTGCGCGGACATGTAGCCGTCGCCGGTGTAGAGGATCAAGCCGCGCGGCTGCGTGCCCAGGGGATGCGACACCGCGCCGGTGGCGATGTCGACGGAGTCGAACGATGCCAGCTTCCAGCCGCCGAGCATGGCCTCGCGCAGGGTGCTCATCAGGGCATGATGACGGTTCGGGCCACCGGCTCGGCGGCGGCCTGGCGGCTGTGCAGGCCACGCTGCAGGGCGCACAGCAGCGCGTCGCGGGTCTCGCGGGGGTCGATGAGCTCGTCGAAGCCGAGCTGCTGGGCGGAGTGATAGGACGCCTGCAGTTCGGTGTCGCGCAGCTTGGCCGCCAGATCCTCCCCGGCGTGCGAGGCCGCGCTGAGCGCCGCGGCGCTCATCGCGCCCATCGTCGCCCCGGGATAGGCGAAGGTCGCCACCTGCGCGTCGAAACCCAGCAGCGACATCACCATGGAACCGAACCCGTAGGCCTTGCGCAGGGTCAGATGCAGCTTCAAGGTGGTGGCCGCGGTCTGGGCGGCGAACATCCGGGCACCGGCCCGCAGCACCCCCGCGCGCTCCGAGCGGCTGCCGGGCAACATGCCGGGATTGTCGGCCAGGAACACGATCGGCAGGTGGAACGAGTCGGCCACCATGATGAAGTGCGCCGCCTTGTCCGCGGCGTCGGTGTCGATGGAACCGGCCAGCACCTGCGGCTGGTTGGCCACCACCGCAACCGGATGGCCGCCCAGATGCGCCAGGGCGCAGACGATCGCGCGGCCGAACCGCGGTTGGACCTCGAACCAGTCGGGCCGGTCGAAGACGACGTCGAGCACCGAGCGCATGTCGTAGACGCGGCGGTTGTCGCGCGACACGATGTCGAGCAGTTCGGGCGTGGCCCGTGATTCGGCGGCGGAATCCGGTGCCAGTGACACCGGATAGGACCAGGCGCTGGACGGAAAGTAGGACAGGTAGCGGCGGATGTCGTCGAGCACCGCCGCGTCGTCGGCGCCGAAGTTGTGCACCACACCGCTGGTCAGCGCCACGTCGGGGCCGCCCAGGTCTTCTTTGGAGATCACCTCGCCGGTGGACTCTTTGACCACCGGCGGGCCGGCCGTGAAGATCGCGCCGTGCGGGCTCATGATCCGGAAATCGCAGACCGGGCCGACCAGGGCGCCGTGCCCGGCCGACGGGCCGAGTACCGCGGCCACTGTCGGCACCTTGCCCGAGCACTGCGCCTGGGCCAGCAAGTCGGTGGGGGTGCGGCCGTAGTGTTCCCCGGTGGGCCGGAACCCGGCGCCCTCGAGCAGCATCACCAGCGGGATCTTGTCGCGCAGCGCCAGTTCGGCGATGCGGTAGCGCTTGGCGTTGCCGCCGGGGCCGATACTGCCCGCCAGCGTGGTGAAGTCCTCGGCGCCCACCATCACAGGCGAGCCGTTGATGAGCCCCGATCCGACCACGATGCCGTCGGCAGCGATCTGGCCGCCGACCATGGAGCCCAGCTCACGGAAGCTTCCGGGATCGAGCAGGTGACCGATGCGTGCGCGCGCGTCGAGTTTGCCGGCAGCCCGGTGTTTGGCCACCCGCTCGGGGCCGCCCATGGCCCGGGTGTGCTGTCGCCGACGGTCGAGGTCCTCCAGAGTTTCCTGCCAGTCCCGGGCATTCGTCATCTGCGGCGTCCTCTTTCGTTGACCATACTGAAATTCTTACTGTAGCGTCTGCGAGCATGGCTGGAAGCGGCTTGCGGGCGCTCGCCCAGTATTCGCGTCGGCCTGAGCGTTCGGCTGAGCTCGGTTGGGCCGCAGCCGAGTTGGTGAAGCCGTGAACGCGCGGACCGCGATACCCCGGCATCCGCGCGACGTCACGAGCCAGTGGTTGTCGACGGTGTTGAGTGCCCGCGGCGAACCGGTCGAGGTGGCCTCGGTCGATGTCGTCGCCGTCGGTACCGGGCAGACCGGCGCCACCTATCGGGTGCTGGCCGACTACCGCGACAACCCCGCCGGGCTGCCGGGCAGTTTCGTGATCAAGCTACCGGCCGCCGATGACGCCGTGCGGGATCGCGTCGTCCTGGGCTATCGCAGTGAGTGCGCCTTCTATCAGGAGGTTGCCGCGCGGGTGAAGGTACCGATACCGCAGTGCTTCCATTGCGACATCAACGAGGATGCAACCGAGTACGCACTGCTGCTCGCCGATCGGTCGCCCGCGGTTCAGGGCGATCAGATCGCCGGCTGCGACCCGCACCAGGCCCGGCTGGCGGTGACCGCTCTGGCCGGTCTGCACGCGCCGACCTGGTGCGATCAGCGCTGGCTGACC
It encodes:
- a CDS encoding NADPH:quinone oxidoreductase family protein → MRAIVCERYGPPEDLVLRELPDPEPGPGTMVVRVRAAAVNFPDVLMIDGKYQLKIPVPFTPGSELAGDVLAVGEGVAFAPGDRVVGTSFVGGFAEQALVPAAVATPIPEGIDYAAAAGFGVTYRTAYHALRSVARVGEGDWVVVLGAAGGVGLAAVDLGVAMGAKVLAAASSPEKLEVCRQRGAAATVDYDREDLKTRIREITGAGAQAVLDPVGGPYAEPALRSLARGGRFVTLGYASGVIPAIPLNLVMLKGITVQGMEIRTFATDFPAENERDLAELQRLFAEGTVSPYIGARFPLADTAAALRYVADRKAVGKVIIDV
- a CDS encoding lipocalin-like domain-containing protein; this translates as MSTLREAMLGGWKLASFDSVDIATGAVSHPLGTQPRGLILYTGDGYMSAQLTGSAEEAARDDMSPSYIAYGGRFHVDEDTATVRHEVSVSMLPQLLAAPQVRQARVDGDRLTLSATTTSGGVTGRHTLVWVRRR
- a CDS encoding acyl-CoA carboxylase subunit beta yields the protein MTNARDWQETLEDLDRRRQHTRAMGGPERVAKHRAAGKLDARARIGHLLDPGSFRELGSMVGGQIAADGIVVGSGLINGSPVMVGAEDFTTLAGSIGPGGNAKRYRIAELALRDKIPLVMLLEGAGFRPTGEHYGRTPTDLLAQAQCSGKVPTVAAVLGPSAGHGALVGPVCDFRIMSPHGAIFTAGPPVVKESTGEVISKEDLGGPDVALTSGVVHNFGADDAAVLDDIRRYLSYFPSSAWSYPVSLAPDSAAESRATPELLDIVSRDNRRVYDMRSVLDVVFDRPDWFEVQPRFGRAIVCALAHLGGHPVAVVANQPQVLAGSIDTDAADKAAHFIMVADSFHLPIVFLADNPGMLPGSRSERAGVLRAGARMFAAQTAATTLKLHLTLRKAYGFGSMVMSLLGFDAQVATFAYPGATMGAMSAAALSAASHAGEDLAAKLRDTELQASYHSAQQLGFDELIDPRETRDALLCALQRGLHSRQAAAEPVARTVIMP
- a CDS encoding TetR/AcrR family transcriptional regulator, producing the protein MSRVEAAVHRALDDRQREATAEVERILAAAVTVLQRSAPEPPRVCDIVAEAGSSNKAFYRYFAGKDDVILAVMERGVAIVVSYLEHQMAKDRALAAQVARWIRGALAQLSDPHLLSLSRTASTQLEAGGQRRLSDQEILAPLRDLLTAPVGALGGDDPRRDADLVFGATLSTMRGYLNTGRRPAPADVDHLVSFCLRGLGAH
- a CDS encoding acyl-CoA dehydrogenase family protein, translated to MAWDFSTEPEFEAKLDWIRSFVHDEVEPLEVLFPGCEYLPLTEERRRIVGPLKDRVREQGLWAPHLGPELGGQGFGAVKLTLINEILGRSSWAPIVFGTQAPDTGNAEILARFGTQEQKDRYLAGLLSGEIFSCFSMTEPQGGADPRVFTTRARRAGPEDDADWVITGRKYFSSNASVASFFIVVAITDPDVPVHRGASTFLVPAGTPGLVIEATHHLVGSHPHEAGHSLVRYDDVRVPADAILGEPGQGFLILQSRLAGGRLHHAMRAIGVAQRAIDMMARRAKSRFTQGSSLADKQLVQAFIADSYAELIPFRLTVLHAAWLIDSGDEKAARAEIGVCKILASQILKSIGLRAIQVHGAMGLTEQLPLTNVLLGGVALGLADGPTEAHKVNLARLLLKDYEAEDPEWPSEFLDNRIAAARAKYGHLLDEIPAVPRP